Proteins encoded in a region of the Ornithodoros turicata isolate Travis chromosome 3, ASM3712646v1, whole genome shotgun sequence genome:
- the LOC135388822 gene encoding protein FAM219A-like isoform X1, which yields MEDSGIDSDSKTNSNGSAPGPSQPSVSKQSSLEDEAEPTIAVENVNAAPECTSKTTQDVANSKSRALLLQKRLEKHIQHAKKIRQQNRNDCVDTQPKKSLLPRSSRAPLKTFGRCRLSVPSKGQATPTVPTPDMEPLVTWESGSEDEFEFHPTSKTAAREMAQQLIRDGYHLDLTPDDDDLDLIPPRPLDQRCSCCAASRTCSIM from the exons ATGGAAGACAGCGGTATTGACAGCGATTCCAAAACTAACAGCAATGGATCTGCACCGGGTCCGAGCCAGCCGTCTGTTTCCAAACAGAGCTCGCTGGAGGACGAGGCCGAACCAACTATCGCCGTAGAAAACGTCAAT GCTGCTCCTGAGTGTACTTCGAAAACCACGCAAGACGTAGCAAACTCCAAGTCTAGAGCATTACTGTTGCAGAAACGATTAG AGAAGCACATACAGCACGCAAAGAAGATCAGACAACAAAATAGGAATGATTGTGTGGACACCCAGCCCAAGAAATCTCTTCTTCCTCGTAGCAG TAGAGCTCCTCTGAAGACATTTGGACGTTGCAGGCTATCTGTTCCTTCAAAAGGTCAAGCAACGCCAACGGTGCCCACCCCTGACATGGAGCCCCTGGTGACTTGGGAATCTGGAAG TGAAGACGAATTTGAATTCCATCCGACGTCAAAGACAGCCGCCCGTGAAATGGCACAACAGTTAATCCGCGATGGCTACCACTTAGACCTAACGCCGGATGATGACGATCTAGACCTCATCCCGCCAAGGCCGTTGGACCAGCGGTGCTCCTGCTGCGCCGCTTCTCGGACCTGTAGCATCATGTGA
- the LOC135388827 gene encoding cytochrome c oxidase subunit 5A, mitochondrial-like, with amino-acid sequence MFAVAARTAVNALRTAVIPKQAYLPAVTSVKCMSKHSTETDEEFDARYEAYFNRKDIDGWEIRKAMNDLQGMDVVPEPKIVIAALKACRRLNDFALAVRFLEAIKDKCGSKVKEIYPYIINEVRPTLTELGVNTPEELGFDKPEFYMPRDYEQ; translated from the exons ATGTTTGCTGTAGCTGCAAGAACAGCTGTGAATGCTCTACGCACAGCAGTAATTCCCAAACAGGCATACCTCCCAGCAG TGACCTCTGTGAAGTGCATGTCCAAGCACTCAACGGAGACAGATGAAGAATTCGACGCCCGCTATGAAGCTTATTTCAACCGCAAAGACATCGACGGCTGGGAAATCCGCAAAGCAATGAATGACCTCCAGGGCATGGACGTTGTCCCCGAACCCAAGATTGTGATCGCAGCTCTCAAAGCCTGCCGACGCCTGAACGATTTCGCCCTGGCTGTGAGGTTTCTGGAGGCAATCAAG GATAAGTGTGGTAgcaaggtgaaggaaatctacCCCTACATCATCAACGAAGTCCGCCCTACACTAACTGAGCTAGGCGTCAACACCCCCGAAGAGCTTGGCTTTGACAAGCCGGAGTTCTATATGCCAAGGGACTATGAACAGTAA
- the LOC135388822 gene encoding protein FAM219A-like isoform X2, translating to MEDSGIDSDSKTNSNGSAPGPSQPSVSKQSSLEDEAEPTIAVENVNAAPECTSKTTQDVANSKSRALLLQKRLEKHIQHAKKIRQQNRNDCVDTQPKKSLLPRSRAPLKTFGRCRLSVPSKGQATPTVPTPDMEPLVTWESGSEDEFEFHPTSKTAAREMAQQLIRDGYHLDLTPDDDDLDLIPPRPLDQRCSCCAASRTCSIM from the exons ATGGAAGACAGCGGTATTGACAGCGATTCCAAAACTAACAGCAATGGATCTGCACCGGGTCCGAGCCAGCCGTCTGTTTCCAAACAGAGCTCGCTGGAGGACGAGGCCGAACCAACTATCGCCGTAGAAAACGTCAAT GCTGCTCCTGAGTGTACTTCGAAAACCACGCAAGACGTAGCAAACTCCAAGTCTAGAGCATTACTGTTGCAGAAACGATTAG AGAAGCACATACAGCACGCAAAGAAGATCAGACAACAAAATAGGAATGATTGTGTGGACACCCAGCCCAAGAAATCTCTTCTTCCTCGTAGCAG AGCTCCTCTGAAGACATTTGGACGTTGCAGGCTATCTGTTCCTTCAAAAGGTCAAGCAACGCCAACGGTGCCCACCCCTGACATGGAGCCCCTGGTGACTTGGGAATCTGGAAG TGAAGACGAATTTGAATTCCATCCGACGTCAAAGACAGCCGCCCGTGAAATGGCACAACAGTTAATCCGCGATGGCTACCACTTAGACCTAACGCCGGATGATGACGATCTAGACCTCATCCCGCCAAGGCCGTTGGACCAGCGGTGCTCCTGCTGCGCCGCTTCTCGGACCTGTAGCATCATGTGA
- the LOC135388822 gene encoding protein FAM219A-like isoform X3, whose protein sequence is MEDSGIDSDSKTNSNGSAPGPSQPSVSKQSSLEDEAEPTIAVENVNAAPECTSKTTQDVANSKSRALLLQKRLEKHIQHAKKIRQQNRNDCVDTQPKKSLLPRSRLSVPSKGQATPTVPTPDMEPLVTWESGSEDEFEFHPTSKTAAREMAQQLIRDGYHLDLTPDDDDLDLIPPRPLDQRCSCCAASRTCSIM, encoded by the exons ATGGAAGACAGCGGTATTGACAGCGATTCCAAAACTAACAGCAATGGATCTGCACCGGGTCCGAGCCAGCCGTCTGTTTCCAAACAGAGCTCGCTGGAGGACGAGGCCGAACCAACTATCGCCGTAGAAAACGTCAAT GCTGCTCCTGAGTGTACTTCGAAAACCACGCAAGACGTAGCAAACTCCAAGTCTAGAGCATTACTGTTGCAGAAACGATTAG AGAAGCACATACAGCACGCAAAGAAGATCAGACAACAAAATAGGAATGATTGTGTGGACACCCAGCCCAAGAAATCTCTTCTTCCTCGTAGCAG GCTATCTGTTCCTTCAAAAGGTCAAGCAACGCCAACGGTGCCCACCCCTGACATGGAGCCCCTGGTGACTTGGGAATCTGGAAG TGAAGACGAATTTGAATTCCATCCGACGTCAAAGACAGCCGCCCGTGAAATGGCACAACAGTTAATCCGCGATGGCTACCACTTAGACCTAACGCCGGATGATGACGATCTAGACCTCATCCCGCCAAGGCCGTTGGACCAGCGGTGCTCCTGCTGCGCCGCTTCTCGGACCTGTAGCATCATGTGA